The following coding sequences lie in one Apium graveolens cultivar Ventura chromosome 3, ASM990537v1, whole genome shotgun sequence genomic window:
- the LOC141714786 gene encoding uncharacterized protein LOC141714786 has product MAYPQANGQVVVSNRTILQGLKKRVDELPRPWVDELPNVLWSYRTTAKIATGISPFRMTFGLEAVSPVEVFLNSPRAEHFDSDSSQEGLNLHNILLEEVRDETTAKVLQHQEKTAAYFNKKVKVKKFLVGDLVLRESTASQPTIIGKFKAPWDGPYQVTDIVAPETYRLT; this is encoded by the coding sequence ATGGCCtacccacaagctaatgggcaagtGGTAGTTTCTAACCGTACAATCTTACAAGGACTCAAGAAAAGGGTCGATGAGCTACCTAGACCATGGGTCGATGAACTCCCCAATGTACTATGGTCTTACAGAACAACTGCAAAGATTGCGACTGGGATCTCTCCATTCAGAATGACATTTGGCCTCGAAGCTGTTTCCCCCGTCGAAGTCTTCCTAAACTCCCCAAGGGCCGAGCACTTTGATTCTGATAGCTCGCAGGAAGGACTCAACCTTCATAACATCCTTTTAGAAGAAGTTAGAGATGAGACAACAGCGAAAGTTCTTCAACACCAAGAAAAAACGGCGGCTTACTTCAACAAAAAGGTGAAGGTGAAAAAGTTTCTTGTCGGAGATCTAGTACTTCGAGAGTCGACAGCATCACAACCTACTATAATAGGGAAGTTCAAGGCCCCGTGGGATGGTCCCTATCAGGTGACCGACATCGTGGCACCGGAGACTTATCGGCTGACATAG